In Methanococcoides sp. LMO-2, the genomic stretch GTTTCAGAAATACCTGGTTACTGGCCTGAACTTCTCGACCTTGAATATAATGGTAGAGAAATGAACAGGACGGAGCTGAAGAAAGATCTTTCCGATGGAACGATGTGGTTTAATATCACCCTTTCTCCTCTTTATGACAAACACGACGATGTTCATGGAAGAATGATAATTCTGAATGACATTACAGACAGAAAGCTTACAGAAGACATTCTATCTATCCAGCATGATCTTTCAATTGACATGGGGAAACGTTCTGATCTTTTGAGTATCCTGAATTCCCTTGTGGAACATCTTGTAACCCTTGAGGCTATTGATTCCAGTGGGATCTATCTGGTAAATGATAACGGGGATCTGGATATGATCGTACACAATGGGCTTTCACCTGGGTTTGTAGCACAATGCAGGCACTATGATAAAGATTCGTTGAATGCAAAAATTGTAAGGGATGGGAAACCAGTATACGTTAAGTATTCTGACATGTTATCAACCAATCTGGTCAACACTCTCTCTGAGGACTTCCTGTCTGAAGGATTAAGGTCAATGACTGCAATTCCTATACATTTCGAAGGAAAAGCTGTTGCCTGCATGAGTGTTTCATCTCATAGTTATAATGCAATACCGAAGCAGACAAGGAACGGACTTGAAAGCATAGCTTCTTTTGCAGGTGAATATATCGCAAGAGCCAGAATACAGGATGCCCTTAACAGGCAGAAGACCGATCTGGAAAACCTGTTCAATTCCATGGACGATCTTTTCTTTGTTGTGGATGAAGCTGGTAACATCGTTTCCACAAATGAATCAGCCAGGTTAAAGCTTGGGTACAGTGAAGAGGAGCTAATCTCCATGAAAGTAACTGATATCCATCCAGAAGAAAGTAAAGACAAGGTAATATCAACTGTAGGACAGTTACTTTGTGGATACCTCGATTCATGTTCAATTCCCATTATTTCTAAAGATGGAACATTGATACCTGTTGAGACCAGGGTGACCAATGGTAAATGGAATGGTAAAAAAGTGATGTTTGGTATCTCAAGGGACGTAAGCGAACGTGAAAAACACGAAAAAGAGATCCTTGAGGCGAAAAACAAAGCCGAAGAGGCAAGCCGCATCAAATCCGAGTTCCTTGCGAACATGAGCCATGAGTTACGTACGCCTCTGAATTCCATTATTGGATTCTCACAGTTGCTAAATAGCAATCCTTTTGACAACTTGAATGAAAAGGAGGTAAAATATTCACACAACATTATGACCAGTGGTCAGCATCTGTTGGACCTTATCAATGATATCCTTGACATTTCAAAGATCGAGAGCGGAAGGATGCAGCTTGAATATGAGACATTCAGTTCATCTCACTTCTTTTATGAAATTGAAAGCATGGTCAAGCATCTGGCGGATGAAAAGAACATAGAGATCTATGGTCATGCTCGTTCAGAGAATTTTTATATGTATGCTGACAGGTTAAGAATGAAGCAAATAATGTACAATCTGTTAAGCAATTCCCTGAAGTTCACTCCTGAGAACGGATGTATATAGATCAACATGGCCGAGAACGATAACGTATTTGAAATCTCTGTGTCAGATAACGGTATTGGTATCCCTGAGGAAAAGCAGGAAGTGATCTTTGAGACTTTCAGGCAGGCAGACTCATCGACCTCAAAACAATACGGTGGTACAGGTCTGGGACTTGCTCTGGTCAGGAAATATGTTGAGATGCATGGCGGTAACATCTGGGTTGACAGTGAAGAAGGCGTTGGAAGCACCTTCACTTTTACCATTCCTTCGGGTTCCGGCCTCAAATGATAGCTCATATGTAATATTGACTTTTTTTAAGTAAACAAAAGTATATATGTTGTCATTCTCTAATTTAATTTGGGGAGTATCGGTATTATGACAACAATATTGTTCCGTATTCCATTTGTAGAATAGATTCCCATATGTGGCAGGAAGACTTCCGGCTCCGGGGTGGAAAGTGCATGGAAATAATTCCTTATTTTCATGTAATTGTAGCTATCCTGATCTTTGTTGTCGGGTTCATTTTCCACTGGTTAGGTCAGCTTATCTCAGTTTTGAACTGGGAATTAGCCACAAAAATAGGACTTCAGGAAAAGAAACTGATCCCTGAGTTCAAAGTATATGAACATGCAATAGCTGTTGCCGATGCATCTATCGGCTGGATCTATGGGATAGTAGCTGTCGGTCTGGTCCTGAATTACTCCTGGGCATTCAAGCTGGCATGGATTCCCGGTGTGATTTTTCTTTACCACAGCCTGAGCTTTTGGTTCTGGATCGGGAACCAGAACAGTCTGGGACATCAGACCACCACGAACAGGTTCAGGATTATCTGGTTCCTTACAAACTTCACAACCGGTATTCTTGCGATCACAGTGGCATGGTGATATAGGATCTGGTAGGGTCTGATCGTGGGACATGGATATGAACAACAAACCAAAATTAATATCTAAAATACTTTATAAAAATAGACAATGAGGATGGAAAATGCAGGAACTGGAACTTCTATCAAAGGTGACCTTGTATGGTCTTTTGTTATTGTTCGCAATTTTCACGCTGATTCTATGTTGGTTTCAAGTCAACGTCTACAAAGGTAAAGCTATGGATAACCCGGACGGTTCAACCGATGATTGGCATGAGCAAAAGATATTATTTGGAATGTCATTTGCAGACATTGTGATCATTTGTCCGCTTACTTTTGTTGCTATCGTTTTGGTTTTGTTCAATTCTCATTGGGGTTTTCTTATCCTTGCAATGCTGAGCTTCTGGTATGTATGGGTGAACACCGCTTTTACAGTTACCAGCTTACGATTTGAGAGTCCGGATCTCACTATCATGTGGATCATAGCTTATCCATTTGGGATATTGATTGGGTTGCTTTACCTGATCTGGTTTATCCTTCACTTCGATTTGGTATTTTAACTCTATGAAGTTTAAATTTGGAAGTTCATTTGGTTGTCAACCACGACCATTATATACGTTAACAATAAAAAAGGGGCTGGTACGAAGCACGGTTGGGGAACTGTGTATTCAGGAAGGGGTACTTCCTTTGCTTATGTAGGTGCTCTTAAGAATGAAATCTCTATGAGGATCGAGTCCACAAGAAGATCATCTACAAGCGCTTACATGAGCAATCCTTTTTTCTTTTCAGGACAAACAGTTCTGAAATGTTTTATTTCCGATCATCGTGTCCTACAGTTATAGCCACATTTCCCTTCTTGTGACCTTGTTCGGCATATGTGAAAGCTTCTGCAATTTGTTCTAGCGGGTAGCTTCTGTCTAAAACCGGTTTTAGTTTTCCGGATTCAATGAGTTCTTTGAGGAAAAGCAAACTCTCTTTTTTCTCACATGCTTCCCCTCCGCCAAAGATCACTTTTTTGCTGCCGATTTTCGAAGTCCAGAGCTTTTGAAGTAGATCATTCAGGCCACCGGCAACTGAAAGATAGAACCCATTCTGGCTCAGCGAGTTTTTGCATCTTGAAAACGATGTTTTGCCTACTACCGTGTCAAGAATAATGTCATAAACTTCACCATTTTTGGTAAAATCCTCTTTCGTATAATCGATGATATTGTCAGCTCCCAGAGACTTCACCAATTCCAGATTCCGGGTGCTGCATACTCCTGTCACCTCTGCACCAAAGAATTTGGCAATCTGTACGGCTGAACTACCAACTCCCCCTGAAGCACCATTCACAAGAACCTTTTGTCCACTCCGGACATTTGCCATGTCCCTGAGGAAATATAATGCAGTTAGTGCTCCAAAAGGAATCACTGCGGTTTCCTCATATGTCAGATTAACCGGTTTTAATGCAAGCACTCCATCTTCAGGCATGCATTTGTACTCGGCATAAGTACCAAGAGTATACCCGGTAGTTCCAAAAACCTGGTCACCTACCTTAAACGAGTCGACATCCTTGCCTATTGCTTCAATTTCCCCGGCAAGCACACCTCCAAATATACTGATTTTTGGTTTTGTGATACCAAACATTAATCGTGCCAGAGGGCCTAAACCGGGAGGAACATAAACAGAATTCCGAACATTAGAATCTCCCGTAGTTACGGGTGTTGCATGAATTTTTATGAGAACTTCATTGTCCTTAGGAACAGGTTTTGTTACATCCTTGAGCTGAAGAACTTCTGGTGGTCCGTATCTTTCGCATACAATTGCTTTCATCAACAACCTCCCTAATTATTCAGTATTGTTATTCTGTCCTACAGCTATAGACACATTTCCCTTCCTAAAATACACTGTAAACTCTTACCTCACTCTTCCAGCGACTTCATAAGTGCATAGAAATACTGCGTCTTATGAGTAACATATAATTCATACCATGCTTCAAGGGTCTGAGCCGAAAATACATCCAGATTACTGATAACTTCCTTTGCGAATTCAAGAGGGGCAATCCCTGAGGCAGTTATAAGGTTACCATCAGTCACAGCAGGCTCCTGACGATAAAATGATTCTCCGGTGTAATCGGGACAGATCGCTTTCAGGTAATCCAGATCGTTACTTGTATGGAGTCTGTTATCCAGAAGGCCGGCTTTAGCAAAACCCAGAGTTGCACCACATATGGCACCAACAGTGATACCTGCATCCAGGAACTCCTTTGCTTTCTCCAGTATTGGCGTGTGAATATCTTCAAGCCAGGTATCGCCACCTGGCAGGATCAGCACTCCGGCATCGTTAGTCATTAATTCATCAAGGCTAATGTCTGGCTCAATACGCAACCCACCCATGGTAACAACAGGCTCTTTTGTAATACCTACTGTCCTGACCGTGTATTCGCTTGCATTCTTCCTGAAATAACGGCCGGAATTCAATTCAGCTATCAGGTAACTCGGCTCCCAGTCGGCCATCGTGTTAAGAACGTAAAGATAAGCTATTTTAGTCATTATATTACTCCTGATTTTGGTATGTGATTCTATATTTTCATTTACTAAACTGACTTGTAGGTACAAAACTATTTTTGAAATTTACTTTAGGCAGTATTCAAGCAGTTGGGAAAGAAGAGTATTGACATATCTTACACCGAATGGAAGAAGATGGGTTTCTCCAAAGGTATATTGCACTAGATGAAGCAGAATGCCAGAAGTGATAAGCCGTTTGCCCTCAATGCTCATGTGAGGGAAAGAATTGAGATATGGGAAACAAAGCTTTTAATTTGATATAACTAACTTAATGATATGAATTACAAACATACCCAAACAGGATATTTTATAATATGTGTCGCACTTGCGCTTGTTTCGCTGTTTGTATTTATTTTATCATCATCAGATTTTGAACCAATAGTTTTTGCCGTTATGTTACTCATTGTCCTAATCTTAATCTCTTTTACAACACTTAAAGTCACGATTGATGAAACCTACCTAAGAATAAAATTTGGCTATGGAATATTTTGGAAGAAGTTTCCGATTAATGAAATTGTTTCAGCAAGAACGGTAAAGAATCATTGGTATTATGGCTGGGGGATCAGATTGTGGCTATGGCCTAAGATGGTAATTTTTAATGTTTCTGGGTTTGATGCAGTTGAGATTAAGATGAAAAACGGTAAAGTATACAGGATAGGTACAGATGAACCTAAACAACTGGAAAATGCAATCTTACAAGCAATTGAATTAAAAATAGAAGAATTCTGAATTCAAGTTCTCACAAAATACAAATGCTGCCTATCGGGATAGTACACGAAGCAAAATACCCAGGATTGATAAGTTATTTACTCTCAATGCTCATGTCAGGGAGAGGTTGGAGAACTGGACGAGATGTTATTGAAGAAAATATATTTTGTGAAATAGGACGTTAAAAAAAGAAAAGAAATAGTACTTCCTCTTCAATCAAGTCCTCTTTTACCAGGAATTATGCTTTCTTCCACTGGTTTTCCATAGGGACATATCAGATTGCATATTGTACACTCCATGAATCCCCTTTTTGTTATACGACGTATGTGTTTCTCATTTTGAGGAGAAACGTCTTTGTCAAATTCATGGGAAACTACACATTTGTCGTAAATGACTTTCTTTCCAGGTTCTACTCCTTGGGAAGGGCCAGGAATGATCGCCTGATAGGGACAGCTTTTAACACACTGAGAATGTTCCTGACAAAGGGGTTGTTCTGAACATAGATCCCGTTCAAAGGGTTCATCGGGCTCAAGTTCTGCATCTGTCAATACTGTTACCCATCTAACTCTTGGCCCGTATTCAGGTGTTATAACCTGAGTATTGTGTCCTATAAATCCCAATCCTGCAAGATACGCGGCAACCTTTTCATGGACTGCATGGGATGGAACCGCTTTGTATCCTTTTTCATTTAACCAAGAAATCAAACGCCATGCACGAGTTTCGGTCACTTCGTAATACAGGTTGTAATAGTCAGCTTCCCCTCCAGAAAAATCCCCGGTACTCACAGATGATATCGCTGCATTTAAACCTTCATCCCAGAGAACTAAACCCATTACAAATGCCGATTTGGCTTCTGGCATGACTTCAGATGGTTTCACCATCCCCCTGTCATCCGGGAAATCAACCGTTTCCAGTTTTTCGAGATCCGAAACACCAAAAAGCTGGAAACCTTCCTCAAAAGCACGTTCCTGAATCTCTTCTTTTAAGCTCATTGTATCCTCCATTTTTCCATCACAAGTATTCTAACAGAAAATTTAAGCTATATTAACAGATAATTTGTGCCAAACATATATAGCCCTAAGCAAGTGGGAATTTCCAATGTAATAAGATTATCTCAATAACTCAGCTTGTCAAGCTTATTGAATTATCGACTTGATACTTTTCAAAAGTTCAGAAAAGAAATAAATTAAATGTTCTTAAAACTCTTTGTAATTATTTAAAAAAATATAATTCTTATAGTGTACTTATTGTTTTAATTTTAAGAGTTCGGTTTTTTAGTGTTACCTATATCCCCTATATCATGTACGGGGGGAGGGATTCGAAACCTTGAATTTTTCGAAATTGGATTTTGAGTCCGAAGCGTTTGTCTTTTCGTAGTGCAACTTGTAAAAACAATTATTTCTTATTTTTAATTTTAGCATCACTATTTATACAAATTACACTTACTATTACATGGGGGTATATGTCAATGGACACACCAGAAAATAAGGAAATGATGCTAACCTCTAGGTTATATCAGCAAAAGAAAGATGATGCTTCATCACTTCAACCAGAACCAATACCATGTCCGGAGCCGGAACCAGAACCTGCGCCAGAGCCAGTTCCTTATCCTGAACCTTCCAAAAAACCACGAGATAAGAAAGACTGACTGAATGGTGACCGGGTGGTACTTCAGAATTCAAAAGAAACCTCTGTTTCAGGATTTTATCCTTGGATCCTTAGTCGGATCAGGGAATGATCATCTTCAGTATTATTGATAAGAGCGGAGGCATCGGGAGGATAAAAATAATGATAACCAGAGTATATATTTCCCACTCTGAGAAAGATACGGGTCTTGCCAGGGAGCTGGAGCAGGCCTTGTGGGCTGTGAATCTGGAGAGCTTTTCCTCTGTGCTCAAAAAGACCGAATCGCTGTCCGAATCAGAACTTATAGGCTTTGGCATTCGCCATTCGGATTGTGTTGTCGTGATACTCACAATGGACGGGATACTATCACCAAAAGTAAACGAGGAAATTGGTTTTGCTGTTGGTACCGACCAGCTGGTGATCCCGTTGCTTGAATACGGAGAGAAATTACCATCCCTGATAAGTCATCTACCAGCAATTGGTTTTTCAAGGGATACCTTTGAAGATGCGCTGGGAGTTGTCATAAAAGATATCCGTCAGCTTACTAAGCTGGACTGGCTGAAGATCAAATGTCCACACTGCGGAGAGGAGATGACGCAGTATATCACACCTCAGGAAGAGGTCGAGAAAGTTCTCCTGGAAGGTCACGATCTCAAGACCATGTGCAGCTACTGTGAGAATACGATCTCACTGGATCCAAGGACGTTCAGACCTCGCTCCCCGGAATGATCCCTATGGGCATTCAGGATGGTCGAGGGTTATGTCTGCATGCACAGCCACTTTCAGATCAGGCTATATCCCAGTTTTGAAAGCTCCACAAGCAATACGATAAGTGTAAAATTACCCGCGAACAGGGGTACGATCATTTTCCGGAATGGGAACCTCACTATTGCAAGTGCTACTGCGATCACATCGCTTGGAAGGGGTGTGAGGGAGTAAAGGAAGATCATCAGCATGGTCACCCTGTCATCGATACCTTCCATCCATTTTGTAAGGCGATGGACGTTGCCTTCATATCTTCCCTTAATGCACTGCCTTCCTTTTGTACCAAGGTAGTAGAATACAAGGTCACCGAAAGTAAGCCCTATGCTTGCGAACAATGCGATCCATACTGAATTCACTCCTCCGATGGATATTGTGATCAGGGCGGTGTAGAATGTTGTGGAGGTAAATGTGGAAACTCCGCCTATCATTGCCAGCAGGAAGACAAATATGTAGACATTGCGCACCCCCAGCTTTTCTACTATCTCTGCCGGAGGGTGGTAAAATAGCAGGATTGACCACGAGGCGATGAACAGAATTATCAGGCCGATGACCTGTAGATTCCTTTTTCCGTCATAGTGCGGGCACATCCCTGTATCCTGATCATGTATTTCTGAGTTGTCCATATTTTCCATTTTGATCCTGCTTTGTTTTATAGTAATTTGGGAAGTTCTGGTTAAAGGCTTTTCCTTTGATCTTCTTATAGATCTGTCTGATCAATCTGATTTTCAGTAAACAATGATTCCTGTTCTTCTTCATTCCTTCCCCATTTTCATCCAGTTTCATTTCACTCCAAAAATTCAAATAGCTTGCAGGCTCTCTTCTTATTATGAGCTCGATTTATGAAGATCTGGTCAGTTCGCTCGATTCCAAACAGGCAGCTTATGTTAATCTGGAACTTCCGGACCCGACCAACGGGGAATATCTTCTTGGGGTCTTTCACTTAATTCCCGGGGGAGAATTAAATATATTGCAGGCCGCCGCTGAGATTGCAGCGGAATCATCCACAGGTACGAACTTCAAAGTTAATACTGAGACCAAATTTTCCAGGGTCATGAATGCTCTGGTCTACCAGCTTGATCTGGAAAGGAACCTTGTCTGGGTTGCTTATCCATGGAGGCTTTTTGACAGGGGAGGAAATGTACAGAACATTCTGACATACATTGTTGGAAACATTCTGGGAATGAAGGAGATCTCAGCACTGAAGCTGCTGGATGTATGGTTCCCACCATCCATGCTCGAGCAGTATGACGGTCCCGGCTTTACTGTTGATGACATGAGGGAATACCTCGGTGTCTACGACAGGCCGATCCTCGGTACAATTGTAAAACCAAAGATGGGACTCACTTCTGCAGAGTACGCTGAGGTCTGCTACGACTTCTGGGTAGGCGGAGGAGATTTCGTCAAGAACGACGAGCCTCAGGCAAACCAGGACTTCTGCCCATATGACAAGATGGTACTGCATGTAAAGGAGGCCATGGACAAAGCGGTCAAGGAGACCGGCCAGAAAAAGGTCCACTCTTTCAATGTTTCAGCCGCTGACTTTGACACCATGATCGAAAGGTGTGAAATGATCGTCAATGCAGGTTTCGAGCCTGGAAGCTATGCATTCCTTATCGACGGTATCACCGCTGGATGGATGGCTATCCAGACCATCAGGAGACGATATCCGAATGTTTTCCTGCACTTCCACAGGGCAGCTCACGGAGCTTTCACAAGACCTGAGAACCCCATCGGTTTTTCAGTCCTTGTCCTGTCCAAGTTCGCACGCCTTGCCGGTGCTTCAGGTATCCACACAGGTACAGCAGGTGTAGGTAAGATGAAAGGAACACCTGAAGAGGATGTAGTAGCTGCACACGGTATCCAGTATCTCAGTTCCACCGGCCACTTCTTCGAGCAGTCATGGACCAAGATCATGGACACAGATAAGGATGCAATAAATCTTGTTCATGAAGATACGGCTCACCATGTGATCCTTGATGATGACAGCTGGAGAGGCATGAAGAAATGCTGTCCTATCGTTTCCGGTGGACTGAATCCTGTAAGACTCAAGCCATTCATCGATGTCATGGGCAATGTTGATTTCATCACAACCATGGGCTCAGGTGTCCATGCACATCCTGAAGGGACACAGTCAGGAGCAAAAGCACTTGTTCAGGCATGTGATGCTTACCTTAAAGGAATTGACATTGCAGAATATGCCAAAGATCACAAGGAACTGGCACAGGCCATTGAGTTCTTCCCGAAGGTCTGAGGTCGCTGCAGAGTTTCGTTGAGAGGACAGAATAATACTATACAGGGCTGGTCAGATCGATAATTATTCGGACCAGTTTCTGTAGCTACTCTTTTTTGATATGGATCTAGATTGCCCAAACATTTGAAAAAAGAATCAAAATCTTATTCTCGAGCAGTACAAATGCATCCCCTACCAGGAAGTGATTCGTTCCATTCTGGAATACTTTCTTCATGAAAAACAAAAAAAGGAAGCTTATGTCCCGATTAATCGATGTGCTTTAACCCGCTTCCAAATCGTATGAGTGCAGCAATGGCGATATCTTCATTGATCTCATCATCTGTAAATCCTGCTTTTCTGGCAAGGTTTTTCTGATTATCTACACATTCATCACAATTGATAGCAACCGCACTTCCCAATGCTATTAATCTCTTAGTTTTACCTTCCAAATTATTGTCTGCGAATAATCTGTCCTTCAGATCTGAAAATCCGATATTTTGTTCAATGTTTTTCGAACTCATTTTTTACCACCTGTTTTTACATTTTCTAAATATGCATCGCCCCGGATGGTTAACTCATATTCTGTTTTATCAGAAGAATCGAGTTTGCTGATATAGAATGCATCCTCCAGCATATCGAGGTTAAGTTTTGCCTGCATGTCGTTCATATCGAGTTCAATCTTTATCTGATCAAGACTTTTTGATCCATCCGCTAAAAACTCCATTATCATCCTGCGTTTGGGGTTTTGAAGTGTTTTCAAACCAATTGCATGGTCTTCTGAAGGATTTCGCTCTTTTCCACTTTCATTCATCTTTTGTATCAATTTCTGTTTTTTTCTGGCAATTTCATCTAGATCCATATTAACCATTTATCATGAATAATCCTTATATTTAATATATTTTCTGGTGTCACTTAATTTTTGCTAATAGATTTAAAATTTAAACTTTAAAAAAAGGGAGGTATGATCTTACTCATACCTCAAAGCATCCACTGGTTTCATTTTTGATGCGT encodes the following:
- a CDS encoding ArsR family transcriptional regulator; translated protein: MDLDEIARKKQKLIQKMNESGKERNPSEDHAIGLKTLQNPKRRMIMEFLADGSKSLDQIKIELDMNDMQAKLNLDMLEDAFYISKLDSSDKTEYELTIRGDAYLENVKTGGKK
- a CDS encoding carboxymuconolactone decarboxylase family protein; the protein is MSSKNIEQNIGFSDLKDRLFADNNLEGKTKRLIALGSAVAINCDECVDNQKNLARKAGFTDDEINEDIAIAALIRFGSGLKHID
- a CDS encoding histidine kinase N-terminal 7TM domain-containing protein; its protein translation is MTTGDTTIHFSLYSDFLIVSGILLIMMALYIQQFRDSEYVAYFGMLLFSLAIYSIFYSLEIASTELEASLIFYKLQYVGISMIPAFLLLFSMSYTGREQWLTHRKMVGLFIVPMITLVLAFTTEIHSLFHETIYISSTGPFFGLYFEPGLYYWFNQVYSIILILYSIFLFFNMWVHNRTFYGRQLVILIICAMIPFSVYLLYLVGLFPAGLDPIPFVFILCVMLVYAGIFRYRLLDITPLARSFLFENMPSGVIVLDRKERLIDINQFAEEYLEISANDLGRHVSEIPGYWPELLDLEYNGREMNRTELKKDLSDGTMWFNITLSPLYDKHDDVHGRMIILNDITDRKLTEDILSIQHDLSIDMGKRSDLLSILNSLVEHLVTLEAIDSSGIYLVNDNGDLDMIVHNGLSPGFVAQCRHYDKDSLNAKIVRDGKPVYVKYSDMLSTNLVNTLSEDFLSEGLRSMTAIPIHFEGKAVACMSVSSHSYNAIPKQTRNGLESIASFAGEYIARARIQDALNRQKTDLENLFNSMDDLFFVVDEAGNIVSTNESARLKLGYSEEELISMKVTDIHPEESKDKVISTVGQLLCGYLDSCSIPIISKDGTLIPVETRVTNGKWNGKKVMFGISRDVSEREKHEKEILEAKNKAEEASRIKSEFLANMSHELRTPLNSIIGFSQLLNSNPFDNLNEKEVKYSHNIMTSGQHLLDLINDILDISKIESGRMQLEYETFSSSHFFYEIESMVKHLADEKNIEIYGHARSENFYMYADRLRMKQIMYNLLSNSLKFTPENGCI
- a CDS encoding toll/interleukin-1 receptor domain-containing protein yields the protein MITRVYISHSEKDTGLARELEQALWAVNLESFSSVLKKTESLSESELIGFGIRHSDCVVVILTMDGILSPKVNEEIGFAVGTDQLVIPLLEYGEKLPSLISHLPAIGFSRDTFEDALGVVIKDIRQLTKLDWLKIKCPHCGEEMTQYITPQEEVEKVLLEGHDLKTMCSYCENTISLDPRTFRPRSPE
- a CDS encoding ribulose-bisphosphate carboxylase; its protein translation is MSSIYEDLVSSLDSKQAAYVNLELPDPTNGEYLLGVFHLIPGGELNILQAAAEIAAESSTGTNFKVNTETKFSRVMNALVYQLDLERNLVWVAYPWRLFDRGGNVQNILTYIVGNILGMKEISALKLLDVWFPPSMLEQYDGPGFTVDDMREYLGVYDRPILGTIVKPKMGLTSAEYAEVCYDFWVGGGDFVKNDEPQANQDFCPYDKMVLHVKEAMDKAVKETGQKKVHSFNVSAADFDTMIERCEMIVNAGFEPGSYAFLIDGITAGWMAIQTIRRRYPNVFLHFHRAAHGAFTRPENPIGFSVLVLSKFARLAGASGIHTGTAGVGKMKGTPEEDVVAAHGIQYLSSTGHFFEQSWTKIMDTDKDAINLVHEDTAHHVILDDDSWRGMKKCCPIVSGGLNPVRLKPFIDVMGNVDFITTMGSGVHAHPEGTQSGAKALVQACDAYLKGIDIAEYAKDHKELAQAIEFFPKV
- a CDS encoding NAD(P)-dependent alcohol dehydrogenase, with protein sequence MKAIVCERYGPPEVLQLKDVTKPVPKDNEVLIKIHATPVTTGDSNVRNSVYVPPGLGPLARLMFGITKPKISIFGGVLAGEIEAIGKDVDSFKVGDQVFGTTGYTLGTYAEYKCMPEDGVLALKPVNLTYEETAVIPFGALTALYFLRDMANVRSGQKVLVNGASGGVGSSAVQIAKFFGAEVTGVCSTRNLELVKSLGADNIIDYTKEDFTKNGEVYDIILDTVVGKTSFSRCKNSLSQNGFYLSVAGGLNDLLQKLWTSKIGSKKVIFGGGEACEKKESLLFLKELIESGKLKPVLDRSYPLEQIAEAFTYAEQGHKKGNVAITVGHDDRK
- a CDS encoding type 1 glutamine amidotransferase family protein — translated: MTKIAYLYVLNTMADWEPSYLIAELNSGRYFRKNASEYTVRTVGITKEPVVTMGGLRIEPDISLDELMTNDAGVLILPGGDTWLEDIHTPILEKAKEFLDAGITVGAICGATLGFAKAGLLDNRLHTSNDLDYLKAICPDYTGESFYRQEPAVTDGNLITASGIAPLEFAKEVISNLDVFSAQTLEAWYELYVTHKTQYFYALMKSLEE
- a CDS encoding ATP-binding protein, whose amino-acid sequence is MAENDNVFEISVSDNGIGIPEEKQEVIFETFRQADSSTSKQYGGTGLGLALVRKYVEMHGGNIWVDSEEGVGSTFTFTIPSGSGLK
- a CDS encoding 4Fe-4S double cluster binding domain-containing protein, translating into MSLKEEIQERAFEEGFQLFGVSDLEKLETVDFPDDRGMVKPSEVMPEAKSAFVMGLVLWDEGLNAAISSVSTGDFSGGEADYYNLYYEVTETRAWRLISWLNEKGYKAVPSHAVHEKVAAYLAGLGFIGHNTQVITPEYGPRVRWVTVLTDAELEPDEPFERDLCSEQPLCQEHSQCVKSCPYQAIIPGPSQGVEPGKKVIYDKCVVSHEFDKDVSPQNEKHIRRITKRGFMECTICNLICPYGKPVEESIIPGKRGLD
- a CDS encoding VTT domain-containing protein translates to MDNSEIHDQDTGMCPHYDGKRNLQVIGLIILFIASWSILLFYHPPAEIVEKLGVRNVYIFVFLLAMIGGVSTFTSTTFYTALITISIGGVNSVWIALFASIGLTFGDLVFYYLGTKGRQCIKGRYEGNVHRLTKWMEGIDDRVTMLMIFLYSLTPLPSDVIAVALAIVRFPFRKMIVPLFAGNFTLIVLLVELSKLGYSLI